The following coding sequences are from one Kogia breviceps isolate mKogBre1 chromosome X, mKogBre1 haplotype 1, whole genome shotgun sequence window:
- the LOC131747786 gene encoding LOW QUALITY PROTEIN: spindlin-2 (The sequence of the model RefSeq protein was modified relative to this genomic sequence to represent the inferred CDS: inserted 1 base in 1 codon), whose amino-acid sequence MGWTPAGDMKTPNSQEAEGQQTRAVAGRATGSANMTKRRASQKKQRGRPSSQPRRNIVGCRISHGWKEGDEPITQWKGTVLDQVPINPSLYLVKYDGIDCVYGLELHRDERVLSLKILSDRVASSQVSDANLANTIIGKAVEHMFEGEHGSKDEWRGMVLAQAPIMKAWFYITYEKDPVLYMYQLLDDYKEGDLRIMPESSESPPAEREPGGVVDGLIGKHVEYTKEDGSKRIGMVIHQVEAKPSVYFIKFDDDFHIYVYDLVKXVLTVRVNFATFVKTNVYFVDMQNNVTFQCIESFRVPVNPTSLPA is encoded by the exons ATGGGATGGACTCCTGCAGGAG ACATGAAAACCCCCAACTCGCAGGAGGCCGAAGGGCAACAAACCAGGGCAGTGGCAGGACGGGCCACTGGGTCTGCAAACATGACGAAGAGAAGAGCCTCCCAAAAGAAGCAGAGAGGCAGACCTTCGTCCCAGCCCCGCAGGAACATCGTGGGCTGCAGGATTTCACACGGATGGAAGGAAGGCGATGAGCCCATCACCCAGTGGAAAGGAACCGTTCTGGATCAGGTGCCTATAAATCCTTCTCTTTATCTGGTGAAATATGATGGAATTGACTGTGTCTATGGACTGGAACTTCACAGAGATGAAAGAGTTTTGTCTCTTAAAATTCTTTCCGACAGGGTGGCATCATCTCAAGTCAGTGATGCAAACCTTGCAAATACCATAATTGGTAAAGCTGTGGAACATATGTTTGAGGGTGAGCATGGTTCTAAGGATGAATGGAGAGGAATGGTCTTGGCCCAAGCACCTATCATGAAAGCCTGGTTTTATATTACCTATGAGAAAGATCCTGTCTTGTACATGTACCAGCTTCTAGATGATTATAAAGAAGGAGACCTCCGTATCATGCCAGAGTCCAGTGAGTCTCCTCCAGCAGAGAGGGAGCCAGGAGGAGTTGTAGATGGCCTGATAGGTAAACATGTGGAATATACCAAAGAAGATGGCTCCAAACGGATCGGCATGGTCATTCACCAAGTGGAAGCCAAACCCTCTGTGTATTTCATCAAGTTTGATGATGATTTCCATATCTATGTCTATGATTTGGTGA AAGTCCTAACTGTTAGGGTAAACTTTGCCACATTTGTGAAAACAAATGTGTACTTTGTAGACATGCAAAATAATGTTACTTTTCAGTGTATTGAAAGCTTTAGGGTCCCTGTTAATCCGACATCTTTGCCAGCATAA
- the LOC131747785 gene encoding spindlin-2 isoform X1, producing the protein MGWTPAGDMKTPNSQEAEGQQTRAVAGRATGSANMTKRRASQKKQRGRPSSQPRRNIVGCRISHGWKEGDEPITQWKGTVLDQVPINPSLYLVKYDGIDCVYGLELHRDERVLSLKILSDRVASSQVSDANLANTIIGKAVEHMFEGEHGSKDEWRGMVLAQAPIMKAWFYITYEKDPVLYMYQLLDDYKEGDLRIMPESSESPPAEREPGGVVDGLIGKHVEYTKEDGSKRIGMVIHQVEAKPSVYFIKFDDDFHIYVYDLVKKS; encoded by the exons ATGGGATGGACTCCTGCAGGAG ACATGAAAACCCCCAACTCGCAGGAGGCCGAAGGGCAACAAACCAGGGCAGTGGCAGGACGGGCCACTGGGTCTGCAAACATGACGAAGAGAAGAGCCTCCCAAAAGAAGCAGAGAGGCAGACCTTCGTCCCAGCCCCGCAGGAACATCGTGGGCTGCAGGATTTCACACGGATGGAAGGAAGGCGATGAGCCCATCACCCAGTGGAAAGGAACCGTTCTGGATCAGGTGCCTATAAATCCTTCTCTTTATCTGGTGAAATATGATGGAATTGACTGTGTCTATGGACTGGAACTTCACAGAGATGAAAGAGTTTTGTCTCTTAAAATTCTTTCCGACAGGGTGGCATCATCTCAAGTCAGTGATGCAAACCTTGCAAATACCATAATTGGTAAAGCTGTGGAACATATGTTTGAGGGTGAGCATGGTTCTAAGGATGAATGGAGAGGAATGGTCTTGGCCCAAGCACCTATCATGAAAGCCTGGTTTTATATTACCTATGAGAAAGATCCTGTCTTGTACATGTACCAGCTTCTAGATGATTATAAAGAAGGAGACCTCCGTATCATGCCAGAGTCCAGTGAGTCTCCTCCAGCAGAGAGGGAGCCAGGAGGAGTTGTAGATGGCCTGATAGGTAAACATGTGGAATATACCAAAGAAGATGGCTCCAAACGGATCGGCATGGTCATTCACCAAGTGGAAGCCAAACCCTCTGTGTATTTCATCAAGTTTGATGATGATTTCCATATCTATGTCTATGATTTGGTGAAAAAGTCCTAA
- the LOC131747785 gene encoding spindlin-2 isoform X2 — MKTPNSQEAEGQQTRAVAGRATGSANMTKRRASQKKQRGRPSSQPRRNIVGCRISHGWKEGDEPITQWKGTVLDQVPINPSLYLVKYDGIDCVYGLELHRDERVLSLKILSDRVASSQVSDANLANTIIGKAVEHMFEGEHGSKDEWRGMVLAQAPIMKAWFYITYEKDPVLYMYQLLDDYKEGDLRIMPESSESPPAEREPGGVVDGLIGKHVEYTKEDGSKRIGMVIHQVEAKPSVYFIKFDDDFHIYVYDLVKKS; from the coding sequence ATGAAAACCCCCAACTCGCAGGAGGCCGAAGGGCAACAAACCAGGGCAGTGGCAGGACGGGCCACTGGGTCTGCAAACATGACGAAGAGAAGAGCCTCCCAAAAGAAGCAGAGAGGCAGACCTTCGTCCCAGCCCCGCAGGAACATCGTGGGCTGCAGGATTTCACACGGATGGAAGGAAGGCGATGAGCCCATCACCCAGTGGAAAGGAACCGTTCTGGATCAGGTGCCTATAAATCCTTCTCTTTATCTGGTGAAATATGATGGAATTGACTGTGTCTATGGACTGGAACTTCACAGAGATGAAAGAGTTTTGTCTCTTAAAATTCTTTCCGACAGGGTGGCATCATCTCAAGTCAGTGATGCAAACCTTGCAAATACCATAATTGGTAAAGCTGTGGAACATATGTTTGAGGGTGAGCATGGTTCTAAGGATGAATGGAGAGGAATGGTCTTGGCCCAAGCACCTATCATGAAAGCCTGGTTTTATATTACCTATGAGAAAGATCCTGTCTTGTACATGTACCAGCTTCTAGATGATTATAAAGAAGGAGACCTCCGTATCATGCCAGAGTCCAGTGAGTCTCCTCCAGCAGAGAGGGAGCCAGGAGGAGTTGTAGATGGCCTGATAGGTAAACATGTGGAATATACCAAAGAAGATGGCTCCAAACGGATCGGCATGGTCATTCACCAAGTGGAAGCCAAACCCTCTGTGTATTTCATCAAGTTTGATGATGATTTCCATATCTATGTCTATGATTTGGTGAAAAAGTCCTAA